CGTAACCGTCGTGACGTAGATAAAAAACTCAAAGAGATGATTTCGGTTCATGGTCGTCATTCGATGGCGTTGACGGTTATTCTACTCGATGTGGATTTTTTCAAACTGTATAACGATAACTATGGTCACATACAAGGCGATCAATGTTTGATCCAAATCGCTTCAACTCTCGATGAACTTTTTTCTCGTAATGGTGAAGTGGTTGGTCGATATGGTGGTGAAGAGTTTGTTATCTTGCTCGGTCACAGTGATGTTTATCAGGCAGAACTGCATGCAGAAAGGGTTAAAGAGGCGCTTGGTGAATTATCGATTTTGCATGAGCATAGTCAAGTTGCGAATTGCGTGACCGTGTCACAAGGGGTGGTCAGTATTCAACCGAATGGTAGGGAAACACCAGATCAACTTTATCACATGGCGGATAAGGCGCTTTATCAAGCTAAGCGGCAAGGGCGCAATCGATACGTGATCTACGATCCGTCAATGGAATTTCAAGAGTCCTAGTGAAAGATATAAGAAAGCCACTCGTCGGAGTGGCTTTTTAGTATCAAGCTATTTTGATTGATGAGGCGTTTTAAGAAATATATTTGGCGCAGTTGCCTTTAAAGTCCTTGGTTAACTGACGAGCCGCAATGGTGCAGTTTCTACCATTGCCTTTAGCCTCGTATAGAGCTTGGTCAGCAGCCTTAATGATTCGATTAACGTCTTTCTCATCATAGCTATCGGCTAATCCAATACTGATGGTCAATGAAACGGTACTTTTATCGTTTTTCGCGCCACGTTTCTTGGTGCCTTTGCGATGACTGCGTGGACGCTGGCTGATATTTCTAATTGTCAGTTCATACTCCGCTATGTCACGACGCAAATCCTCTAGGTGATCAAGCGCTTCTTCAGCAAGCTTTCCTTTAAACAGAATCGTGAACTCCTCACCGCCATATCGATAAACTCGTGCTCCGCCGCGCACCTTGCGTAGTTTACTGGCGACTAATTTAAGCACGTCATCGCCAGTATCATGACCGTAGGTATCATTAAATGATTTAAAGTGGTCAATATCTAGCATCGCCAGAGAGTATTTCCGACCTAAGTGTTTGAGATCAGATTCAAGTGCTAAACGACCTGGAATGCCGGTGAGGCGGTCGTTAAACGCTAACTCATAACTAGCGGAAAGCAGATAGACAAGCAGCAATAGACCCGCAAGACTAAACAACACACTTGAAACATAACTGACATGGAAGAAGATAAGCGTAATAGAACCAAGCAGCAAAGATGAATACACTGCAGTGTCGACAATGCGGTTATTCTTCAACAATAAAATGGCGCATAACAGAACCAGCACGGTTAAATAGAGAACGAGAACGACGGGCAAACGTGACAGTTTATCTTCAATAAAGAAAACGGGATGCTCAAAAATTAGGAAGTTGGATTCAACCAAGTACTTTAGGGTTAGTTGGCTCCACAATACCAGCAAAGCGAGAACCACTAAATAACCGACAAAACCAGGGCTGCGCACGGCGCTGTCTTTAAACATGTAAATGGCAAAGCAGGCGGCTGGGAGAGCAAAAGCAAGTAAACAAAGTTCTAGCAGAGTCGTTCCGGTGGTCAGCGAACTCTGGAGATAATTTTGAATAACCCAATAAGTGAGCAGCATGGCACTGGCTATCATGGCGCAGCGGCTATGTTTAAATACATGACTAAGGATGATTGCCACTGAAAACAGAATATAGGGCAAACTCATGCTTAGACTGGTATTGGCAATAATGATAGATGTGACAGTATCTTGTAGAGGCGTAAGTAAAGCTACCAATCCAATAGGTAAGAGGAATCGAAACCAACTAGCTGTAACGATTGAAAAAGACATTAAATTGATAAGCCCTAGGTATGAAGTAACTACCGCGCCCTAGAGGATAACGTTATAAAATGATTTTCCAAGTGTTTTTCGTAAATTGTTTGTTGAAAAATGCGGAATAACATCAACATTTGCGAATCATTTGTTTCGAATCAGAGATGCTTCTATTAAATTTGATATGAACTCGCTTGTTTTCACAGCCAATAAACCATACTTAATTTGTGGGGATAAGTTAGTTTTCAGCGTTAGCTTGGCAAAGTTTTATAAGGAGTATTTAAGCGTGCAGATTAGTGAAGATGTTCATAATTATATGGAAAATTTAGTCGGTCAGGTGTTAGGTCGTCCGGAATACACCGATCACTTTAATCATGATCAGCTTGCTGATCTCGCTTGTTTAGCGCTTATTCAGTTAAGACCTGTTTATATACGCCATGATGTTGATTTTCTTGCGACCCTTTCTGAGCAGCGTTTGATGACTTTAAAGGGTTATGCAGAAACGGCGGTTGAATCGGCGAAAGGCATGATTCTTGACGATCGACGCCAAAACCGACAAGACGAATTTCCGGTATTGTTTACAAAACCTCGCTTTGATGAAGATGCTGAGTTAGAGTGGTTTGAGAAGCCAATTCTTAATAAAAAATAAGGTGACCAGGTGGGATTTTTCTCTCGTTTGTTTGGTTCAAGTAAGCCAGACACAAAAAAAGTGACCGTAGAACCAGTTGAATACAACGGTTTTCTTATTTATCAGGAAGCGATCGAAGAAGGCGGGCAATATCGCATTGCGGGTAGAATCGAGAAGGAAATCGACGGTGAAATAAAATCACACCGTTTTATTCGTTCAGATGTACTTTCTAGTCGTGCGGATGCGGATGATTTCATGCTTAAAAAGGCGCAAATGTTTATCGACCAGATGAACGGTAAAATTTTCGATTAGTCTTAGCTGAATTGATAGATGTCATAAAACTGAGAACCATTAGCAGTTATGCTGATGGTTCTTTTTTTGTACATAAGATGTTTAATCTACTGTTTTTTATGAATGTTTTTCGTCGATTTGAAGATATTTAAGCAAGTAAAAAATGTAGTTCTATTACATCGAAAATTACAGAAATACGAGACAGATCTATCTGGCGCGAAGGAATATCTGTATTTTTATTACAAAATGCTTGAAATTTAGGCGTCCGTTAGTTTAAAAAAGAATAATCATTGTGCCAATAGTCAAGGAATAGCTATGCAAATTGGTGTGCCAAAAGAAATACTCGCTGGAGAAACGCGAGTAGCTGCCTCTCCGAAATCGGTAGAGCAGTTAATAAAATTGGGATTTGACGTCGTTGTTGAATCGCAAGCAGGGGAATTGGCGAGTTTCGACAATGCCTCTTTTGAAGCCTCGGGAGCGAAAGTTGTATCTAAGGATGAAGCTTGGAATTCCGATATTATTTTTAAAGTGAATGCACCCATTGTCGACAACGAAAATGGTGTGGACGAAATTGCGCAACTTAATGACGGCGCAACATTAGTTAGCTTTATTTGGCCTGCACAAAACCCAGAGTTGATGGAACAACTTTCGAGTAAAAACATCAATGTAATGGCAATGGATGCCGTGCCACGTATCTCTCGCGCACAAGCTCTTGATGCGCTTTCATCTATGGCAAACATCGCAGGTTACCGTGCGGTTGTAGAAGCGGCCCATGAGTTTGGTCGTTTCTTCACTGGTCAAATTACCGCTGCAGGTAAAGTGCCACCAGCAAAAGTATTGGTTGCTGGTGCGGGTGTGGCAGGTCTTGCTGCAATCGGTGCGGCTGGTAGTCTTGGTGCGATTGTGCGTGCTTTCGACGTGCGTCCAGAAGTAAAAGAGCAAGTCCAATCTATGGGTGCTGAGTTCTTGGAAGTGGATTTTCAAGAAAATTCAGGCTCAGGTGATGGTTACGCTAAAGAGATGTCTGATGAATTCAATAAGAAAGCGGCTGAGCTATACGCCGAGCAAGCCAAAGACGTTGATATCATCGTTACTACAGCACTGATCCCAGGTCGTCCTGCACCTAAGCTGATCACCAAAGAAATGGTAGATAGCATGAAGGCGGGTAGTGTGATTGTTGACTTGGCTGCGGCGAACGGCGGTAACTGTGAATACACAGTGGCAGATCAAGTTATCACAACGGCAAATGGCGTAAAAGTGGTGGGTTACACAGACATGGTGGGGCGTCTACCTACGCAGTCTTCTCAACTTTATGCGACTAACCTCGTCAACTTAATGAAGCTACTTTGCAAAGAAAAAGATGGCAACATCGACATCGATTTTGAAGATGTTGTACTGCGTGGCGTTACGGTCGTTAAAGAAGGTGAAGTCACATGGCCTGCGCCACCAATTCAAGTGTCTGCACAGCCTGAGCAAAAACCACAACCCGCACCTGCACCAGAAAAGAAAGTGGATGAACCCGTTTCACCGGTTAAGAAACTTATCGGTCTTGGCGTAGCGGTGACTGCATTCGGTTGGGTTGCATCGGTTGCTCCTGCTGCATTCCTTGCGCACTTTACTGTTTTTGTATTGGCTTGTGTTGTGGGTTACTACGTTGTATGGAACGTTACACACGCGCTTCATACTCCACTTATGTCAGTAACTAACGCAATTTCCGGCATTATCGTTGTCGGCGCGCTGCTACAGATTGGTCAAGGAAACGGTGTGGTGACGTTCTTGTCATTCATCGCGGTATTGATCGCAAGCATTAACATCTTTGGCGGATTTACAGTCACCAAGCGCATGCTTGAAATGTTCCGTAAAGATCGATAGGAGTAACAGGGAATGTCTGCAGGACTAGTACAAGCAGCTTACATTGTTGCTGCTATATTTTTCATTTTAAGTTTGGCTGGTTTATCTAAGCAAGAATCGGCTCGTTCCGGTAACTACTACGGTATTGCGGGTATGGCGATCGCATTGATCGCAACGATCTTTAGCCCAGATGCACAAGGCTTTGCATGGATCATCGTCGCGATGGCGATCGGTGGTGCGATTGGTATTTTCTACGCAAAGAAAGTAGAAATGACCGAGATGCCAGAGCTTGTTGCAATCCTACACAGTTTTGTAGGTTTGGCGGCGGTTCTTGTTGGTTACAACAGTTACCTCGCGCCACCACCGCCAGTGTCTCTTGACCCTGCGGGTATTCACGCAGAGCACGTTATCCACTTAGTTGAAGTGTTCTTAGGTGTGTTTATCGGTGCGGTAACGTTCACAGGTTCTATTGTTGCTTTCGGTAAATTACGTGGTGTGATTTCTTCATCACCGCTGAATCTACCACACAAGCATAAAATGAACTTAGCGGCGATTGTGGTTTCAACATTACTGATGATCTACTTCGTTAAGGCTGATGGCAGTATGTTCGCTCTAATCGTGATGACGTTGATTGCTTTTGCTTTTGGTTACCACCTAGTAGCATCAATCGGCGGCGCGGACATGCCAGTGGTTGTCTCAATGCTGAACTCTTACTCAGGTTGGGCAGCAGCGGCAGCTGGTTTTATGCTGGCAAACGATCTATTGATCGTAACCGGTGCGCTAGTTGGTTCGTCAGGTGCGATTCTGTCGTACATCATGTGTAAAGCAATGAACCGTTCTTTTGTGAGTGTTATTGCTGGTGGCTTTGGTCAGGAAGTGGTTATCTCCGGTGACGAAGAGTACGGTGAGCACCGCGAAACTAATGCCGAAGACGTTGCTGATATGCTGAAAAATGCCAAATCAGTCATCATCACTCCTGGATACGGCATGGCGGTAGCGCAAGCACAATACCCAGTGCATGAGATTACAGAAAAACTACGCGCACAAGGTGTCGAAGTTCGTTTCGGTATTCACCCAGTAGCGGGGCGTCTCCCTGGGCACATGAACGTATTGTTGGCTGAGGCGAAAGTGCCTTACGATATCGTGCTAGAAATGGACGAAATCAATGATGATTTCCCAGAGACCGATGTTGTGCTCGTTATCGGTGCGAACGATACGGTTAACCCTGCGGCACTTGAAGATCCAAATAGTCCAATTGCGGGTATGCCAGTATTGGAAGTTTGGAATGCCAAAGAAGTTATCGTATTCAAGCGTTCAATGAATACCGGTTACGCTGGTGTACAAAACCCATTGTTCTTTAAAGAGAACACGCAGATGTTGTTCGGTGATGCTAAACAGAGTTGTTTAGACATTAGTGCACATATCTAAGTTGAAAGGCGCCGCAGGGCGCCTTTTTTATTAGCTTGTATCTTAGCTATGCTAAGTGCTGTTGCTTTTAGAGTTGGCAACTCGCTCTAGACGCTAAGTACAAAGCAATATAAGCTTAGTTAACCTATTGAAAGGTCGGCAATTTGCTGACCTTTTCTGTTAGAAACGCTGTAGAGCGTTTACATCTGATTGTATAGCAGTCGATTTCAACCCTATTTCATTGCTGACTCGCTTAGAGTAAGTTTAAGCGATAGGAAATGAGTCATTTGTCTGATTTAGCTACAATTAGATATATTTAATTGACATGAATATTACACTTTTCGCGTCTAGAGTTGTCATAATGGTGATTCTGGTGGTAAGTAACTGATTTAGTAAGATTTGCCTTGAAACTAACAAAATTAAAGATTTGGGTATGTTTATTCAGCTTTGCATCAGCAGGAGCGAGCGCCGACACGCTGCCAGAGCGTATTGATAAATTTGTAAATTTATTCAAAACGTCAGAAGCATCGGTGTCATATGATGTGCGTGTATTGCAATCTGATTACCCAACTCGTTTATTGACTCCCCAGTCAATGTTACCCCAGACATCGAGTTATCCATTAGAAGACATTCAGCGGTTGTATAAACTGTCGGTCTCTTGTACGGGGAAATTGCCTCTGAGCCCTTTGGTTACTGAGCCACTGGTTTTTACGCGAGCGATGTGTAAAGGCACTAAACTGAGTCCCACTTGGTTTGCGCGTAGTGCTCTGATTCACCCGGGAGGGGGAACATACGC
The genomic region above belongs to Vibrio ponticus and contains:
- a CDS encoding GGDEF domain-containing response regulator — protein: MKILLVDDIQIERMQLAIRLKQQGHIVEMAESGMHALKLYPEFEPDLVLLDITMPEMDGFEVACKIRELYPEWIPIIFLSSHDAPEIIASAIESGGDDYLIKPVDKLVLRAKLTAMQRIAFMRNQLNNKTAALARVNQELEKLASEDGLTKVRNRRDVDKKLKEMISVHGRHSMALTVILLDVDFFKLYNDNYGHIQGDQCLIQIASTLDELFSRNGEVVGRYGGEEFVILLGHSDVYQAELHAERVKEALGELSILHEHSQVANCVTVSQGVVSIQPNGRETPDQLYHMADKALYQAKRQGRNRYVIYDPSMEFQES
- a CDS encoding GGDEF domain-containing protein: MSFSIVTASWFRFLLPIGLVALLTPLQDTVTSIIIANTSLSMSLPYILFSVAIILSHVFKHSRCAMIASAMLLTYWVIQNYLQSSLTTGTTLLELCLLAFALPAACFAIYMFKDSAVRSPGFVGYLVVLALLVLWSQLTLKYLVESNFLIFEHPVFFIEDKLSRLPVVLVLYLTVLVLLCAILLLKNNRIVDTAVYSSLLLGSITLIFFHVSYVSSVLFSLAGLLLLVYLLSASYELAFNDRLTGIPGRLALESDLKHLGRKYSLAMLDIDHFKSFNDTYGHDTGDDVLKLVASKLRKVRGGARVYRYGGEEFTILFKGKLAEEALDHLEDLRRDIAEYELTIRNISQRPRSHRKGTKKRGAKNDKSTVSLTISIGLADSYDEKDVNRIIKAADQALYEAKGNGRNCTIAARQLTKDFKGNCAKYIS
- a CDS encoding late competence development ComFB family protein — encoded protein: MQISEDVHNYMENLVGQVLGRPEYTDHFNHDQLADLACLALIQLRPVYIRHDVDFLATLSEQRLMTLKGYAETAVESAKGMILDDRRQNRQDEFPVLFTKPRFDEDAELEWFEKPILNKK
- a CDS encoding HlyU family transcriptional regulator, with the translated sequence MGFFSRLFGSSKPDTKKVTVEPVEYNGFLIYQEAIEEGGQYRIAGRIEKEIDGEIKSHRFIRSDVLSSRADADDFMLKKAQMFIDQMNGKIFD
- a CDS encoding Re/Si-specific NAD(P)(+) transhydrogenase subunit alpha, whose translation is MQIGVPKEILAGETRVAASPKSVEQLIKLGFDVVVESQAGELASFDNASFEASGAKVVSKDEAWNSDIIFKVNAPIVDNENGVDEIAQLNDGATLVSFIWPAQNPELMEQLSSKNINVMAMDAVPRISRAQALDALSSMANIAGYRAVVEAAHEFGRFFTGQITAAGKVPPAKVLVAGAGVAGLAAIGAAGSLGAIVRAFDVRPEVKEQVQSMGAEFLEVDFQENSGSGDGYAKEMSDEFNKKAAELYAEQAKDVDIIVTTALIPGRPAPKLITKEMVDSMKAGSVIVDLAAANGGNCEYTVADQVITTANGVKVVGYTDMVGRLPTQSSQLYATNLVNLMKLLCKEKDGNIDIDFEDVVLRGVTVVKEGEVTWPAPPIQVSAQPEQKPQPAPAPEKKVDEPVSPVKKLIGLGVAVTAFGWVASVAPAAFLAHFTVFVLACVVGYYVVWNVTHALHTPLMSVTNAISGIIVVGALLQIGQGNGVVTFLSFIAVLIASINIFGGFTVTKRMLEMFRKDR
- the pntB gene encoding Re/Si-specific NAD(P)(+) transhydrogenase subunit beta, which codes for MSAGLVQAAYIVAAIFFILSLAGLSKQESARSGNYYGIAGMAIALIATIFSPDAQGFAWIIVAMAIGGAIGIFYAKKVEMTEMPELVAILHSFVGLAAVLVGYNSYLAPPPPVSLDPAGIHAEHVIHLVEVFLGVFIGAVTFTGSIVAFGKLRGVISSSPLNLPHKHKMNLAAIVVSTLLMIYFVKADGSMFALIVMTLIAFAFGYHLVASIGGADMPVVVSMLNSYSGWAAAAAGFMLANDLLIVTGALVGSSGAILSYIMCKAMNRSFVSVIAGGFGQEVVISGDEEYGEHRETNAEDVADMLKNAKSVIITPGYGMAVAQAQYPVHEITEKLRAQGVEVRFGIHPVAGRLPGHMNVLLAEAKVPYDIVLEMDEINDDFPETDVVLVIGANDTVNPAALEDPNSPIAGMPVLEVWNAKEVIVFKRSMNTGYAGVQNPLFFKENTQMLFGDAKQSCLDISAHI